The proteins below are encoded in one region of Halichoerus grypus chromosome X, mHalGry1.hap1.1, whole genome shotgun sequence:
- the HCFC1 gene encoding host cell factor 1 isoform X3: MASAVSPANSPAVLLQPRWKRVVGWSGPVPRPRHGHRAVAIKELIVVFGGGNEGIVDELHVYNTATNQWFIPAVRGDIPPGCAAYGFVCDGTRLLVFGGMVEYGKYSNDLYELQASRWEWKRLKAKTPKNGPPPCPRLGHSFSLVGNKCYLFGGLANDSEDPKNNIPRYLNDLYILELRPGSGVVAWDIPITYGVLPPPRESHTAVVYTEKDNKKSKLVIYGGMSGCRLGDLWTLDIETLTWNKPSLSGVAPLPRSLHSATTIGNKMYVFGGWVPLVMDDVKVATHEKEWKCTNTLACLNLDTMAWETILMDTLEDNIPRARAGHCAVAINTRLYIWSGRDGYRKAWNNQVCCKDLWYLETEKPPPPARVQLVRANTNSLEVSWGAVATADSYLLQLQKYDIPATAATATSPTPNPVPSVPANPPKSPAPAAAAPAVQPLTQVGITLLPQAAAAPPTTTTIQVLPTVPGSSISVPAAARTQGVPAVLKVTGPQATTGTPLVTMRPASQAGKAPVTVTSLPAGVRMVVPTQSAQGTVIGSSPQMSGMAALAAAAAATQKIPPSSAPTVLSVPAGTTIVKTVAVTPGTTTLPATVKVASSPVMVSNPATRMLKTAAAQVGTSVSSAANTSTRPIITVHKSGTVTVAQQAQVVTTVVGGVTKTITLVKSPISVPGGSALISNLGKVMSVVQTKPVQTSAVTGQASTGPVTQIIQTKGPLPAGTILKLVTSADGKPTTIITTTQASGAGTKPTILGISSVSPSTTKPGTTTIIKTIPMSAIITQAGATGVTSSPGIKSPITIITTKVMTSGTGAPAKIITAVPKIATGHGQQGVTQVVLKGAPGQPGTILRTVPMGGVRLVTPVTVSAVKPAVTTLVVKGTTGVTTLGTVTGTVSTSLAGAGGHSTSASLATPITTLGTIATLSSQVINPTAITVSAAQTTLTAAGGLTTPTITMQPVSQPTQVTLITAPSGVEAQPVHDLPVSILASPTTEQPTATVTIADSGQGEVQPGTVTLVCSNPPCETHETGTTNTATTTVVANLGGQPQAAQVQFVCDKQEAAASLVTPAVGQQNGGVVRVCSNPPCETHETGTTHTATTATSNMAGQHACSNPPCETHETGTTSTATTAVAGIGVGQQRDARRACGAGPAPAVLRVSAAAGPSEGAQGSVKPSCQARQTSVTSSTMTVMATGAAPCAAGPLLGPGLAVGAGGHGPALVQLAPVSGQVRAGVLGGRDGPVAVLSPLLSVGRQPEAHHTHTTNTPTTVRSAMGAGEPGEARGTPTPAYESSPGAAMTVTALEALLCPPAPVSQVCSNPPCETHETGTTSTATTSNAGSAQRVCSNPPCETHETGTTHTPTTATSSGGAGQPEGGQQPPAGRPCETHQTTSTGTTMSVSVGALLPDTVPSHRTLESGLEVAAPATVAPQAAASLLAPFPTQRVCSNPPCETHETGTTHTATTVTSNMSSNQDPPPAASDQGEVESTQGDSVNITGSSAVTTTVSSTLTRAVTTVTQSTPVPGPSVPISSMTEATPGALTTEVPIPATITVTIANTETSDMPFSAVDILQPPEELQASPGPRQQLPPRQLLQPASTPLMGESASQAPELQAAVDLSSTGDPSSGQEPASSAVVATVVVQPPPPTQSEVDQLSLPQELMAEAQAGTTTLMVTGLTPEELAVTAAAEAAAQAAATEEAQALAIQAVLQAAQQAVMAGTGEPMDTAEAAAAVTQAELGHLSAEGQEGQATTIPIVLTQQELAALVQQQQQLQEAQAQQQHHHLPTEALAPADSLNDPTIESNCLSELAAAVPSTVALLPSTATESLAPSNTFVAPQPVVVASPAKLQAAATLTEVANGIESLGVKPDLPPPPSKAPVKKENQWFDVGVIKGTNVMVTHYFLPPDDAVPSDDDSGTVPDYNQLKKQELQPGTAYKFRVAGINACGRGPFSEISAFKTCLPGFPGAPCAIKISKSPDGAHLTWEPPSVTSGKIIEYSVYLAIQSSQAGGEPKSSTPAQLAFMRVYCGPSPSCLVQSSSLSNAHIDYTTKPAIIFRIAARNEKGYGPATQVRWLQETSKDSSGTKPASKRPMSSPEMKSAPKKSKADGQ; this comes from the exons ATGGCTTCGGCCGTGTCGCCCGCCAACTCGCCAGCGGTTCTTCTGCAGCCCCGCTGGAAGCGAGTGGTGGGCTGGTCGGGTCCAGTGCCCCGGCCCCGCCACGGCCACCGAGCCGTGGCCATCAAGGAACTCATCGTGGTGTTTGGCGGCGGGAACGAGGGGATAGTGGACGAACTGCACGTGTACAACACGG CGACTAACCAGTGGTTCATCCCAGCCGTGAGAGGGGACATTCCCCCCGGGTGTGCAGCCTATGGCTTCGTGTGTGATGGGACTCGCCTGCTGGTGTTTGGTGGGATGGTGGAGTATGGGAAATATAGCAATGACCTCTATGAGCTTCAG GCAAGCCGGTGGGAATGGAAGAGACTCAAAGCAAAGACGCCCAAAAACGGACCCCCTCCGTGTCCTCGGCTTGGGCACAGCTTCTCCCTTGTGGGCAACAAGTGCTACCTGTTTGGGGGTCTGGCCAACGATAGTGAGGACCCCAAGAACAACATTCCGAG GTACCTGAATGACTTATACATCCTGGAATTGCGGCCAGGCTCCGGAGTGGTAGCCTGGGACATCCCCATCACTTACGGCGTCCTGCCTCCACCCCGGGAGTCACATACTGCTGTGGTCTACACTGAGAAAGACAATAAGAAGTCCAAGCTGGTGATCTATGGAGGGATGAGTGGCTGCAGACTGGGGGACCTCTGGACCCTGGACATTG AGACTCTGACGTGGAATAAGCCCAGTCTCAGCGGGGTGGCACCTCTTCCTCGAAGCCTTCACTCAGCCACAACCATAGGAAACAA AATGTACGTGTTTGGTGGCTGGGTGCCTCTCGTCATGGATGACGTCAAAGTGGCCACACACGAGAAGGAGTGGAAGTGTACCAACACACTGGCTTGTCTCAACCTGG ATACCATGGCCTGGGAGACCATCCTGATGGACACGCTGGAGGACAATATTCCTCGGGCCCGAGCTGGCCACTGTGCCGTAGCCATCAATACCCGCCTATACATATGGAGTGGGCGCGACGGCTACCGAAAGGCCTGGAACAACCAGGTCTGCTGCAAGGACCTCTGGTACCTGGAGACAG AAAAGCCACCGCCCCCGGCCCGGGTACAGCTGGTACGAGCCAACACCAACTCCCTGGAGGTGAGCTGGGGGGCAGTGGCGACAGCCGACAGTTACCTTCTGCAGCTCCAGAAATATGACATTCCTGCCACGGCTGCTACTGCCACCTCCCCCACACCCAATCCAGTCCCGTCTGTGCCTGCCAACCCTCCCAAGAGCCCTGCCCCAGCAGCAGCCGCACCTGCCGTGCAGCCGCTGACCCAAGTAGGCATCACGCTCCTGCCCCAGGCCGCCGCCGCGCCCccgaccaccaccaccatccaggTCTTGCCGACGGTGCCTGGCAGCTCGATTTCCGTGCCCGCTGCAGCCAGGACTCAAG GTGTTCCCGCTGTTCTGAAAGTCACCGGTCCTCAGGCAACAACAGGAACCCCATTGGTCACCATGCGACCTGCCAGCCAGGCTGGGAAAGCCCCCGTCACTGTGACCTCCCTTCCTGCAGGCGTGCGAATGGTTGTGCCAACGCAGAGTGCCCAGGGGACG GTGATCGGCAGCAGCCCACAGATGAGCGGCATGGCCGCGCTGGCGGCCGCGGCCGCCGCCACACAGAAGATCCCTCCTTCCTCGGCGCCCACGGTGCTGAGTGTCCCGGCGGGCACCACCATCGTCAAAACCGTGGCTGTGACGCCTGGCACCACCACCCTCCCGGCTACCGTAAAGGTGGCCTCCTCGCCAGTCATG GTGAGCAACCCAGCCACTCGAATGCTGAAGACTGCAGCTGCCCAGGTGGGGACGTCAGTCTCCTCTGCTGCCAACACATCCACCCGCCCCATCATCACAGTGCACAAGTCAGGGACTGTGACAGTGGCCCAGCAAGCCCAGGTGGTGACCACAGTGGTGGGTGGAGTCACCAAGACCATCACCCTGGTGAAGAGCCCCATCTCTGTCCCAGGAGGCAGTGCTCTG ATTTCCAACCTGGGCAAAGTGATGTCAGTGGTTCAGACCAAACCGGTTCAGACTTCGGCAGTCACGGGCCAGGCATCTACGGGCCCAGTGACTCAGATCATCCAG ACCAAAGGGCCCCTGCCGGCCGGGACCATCCTGAAGCTAGTGACCTCCGCAGATGGCAAgcccaccaccatcatcactaccacGCAGGCCAGCGGGGCTGGGACTAAGCCCACCATCCTGGGCATCAGCAGCGTGTCCCCGAGCACCACCAAGCCTGGCACGACCACCATCATCAAGACCATCCCCATGTCGGCCATCATCACGCAGGCTGGCGCCACAG GTGTGACCAGCAGTCCTGGCATCAAGTcccccatcaccatcatcaccaccaaagTGATGACTTCGGGAACAGGAGCACCTGCCAAAATCATCACAGCTGTCCCTAAAATCGCCACTGGCCACGGGCAGCAAGGAGTGACTCAG GTGGTGCTAAAGGGGGCCCCTGGACAGCCGGGCACCATCCTCCGTACCGTGCCCATGGGGGGTGTCCGCCTGGTCACTCCTGTCACTGTCTCTGCCGTCAAGCCAGCTGTCACCACGTTGGTTGTGAAGGGCACCACAG gcGTCACAACCCTCGGCACAGTGACAGGCACCGTTTCCACCAGCCTTGCCGGAGCTGGGGGCCACAGTACCAGCGCCTCCCTGGCCACACccatcaccaccctgggcacCATTGCCACCCTCTCCAGCCAGGTGATCAACCCCACTGCCATCACCGTGTCAGCCGCGCAGACCACGCTGACGGCGGCCGGCGGgctcaccacccccaccatcaccatgCAG CCTGTCTCCCAGCCCACCCAGGTGACTCTCATCACGGCACCCAGTGGCGTCGAGGCCCAGCCTGTGCACGACCTCCCCGTGTCCATTCTGGCCTCACCTACTACAGAGCAGCCCACGGCCACGGTCACCATTGCTGACTCGGGCCAGGGGGAGGTGCAGCCAGGCACGGTGACGCTGGTCTGCTCCAACCCGCCCTGCGAGACGCACGAGACGGGCACCACCAACACGGCCACCACCACCGTCGTGGCTAACCTCGGGGGGCAGCCCCAGGCCGCGCAAGTGCAGTTCGTCTGTGACAAGCAGGAGGCCGCCGCTTCCCTCGTGACCCCAGCGGTAGGGCAGCAGAACGGCGGCGTGGTGCGCGTCTGCTCCAACCCGCCCTGCGAGACCCACGAGACGGGCACCACGCACACGGCCACCACCGCCACGTCCAACATGGCCGGGCAGCACGCGTGCTCCAACCCGCCCTGCGAGACGCACGAGACGGGCACCACGAGCACCGCCACCACGGCCGTGGCCGGCATCGGCGTCGGCCAGCAGCGGGATGCCCGGCGTGCCTGCGGGGCCGGCCCTGCGCCCGCCGTGCTGCGGGTGAGCGCGGCTGCCGGGCCGTCGGAGGGAGCCCAGGGCTCCGTGAAGCCCTCCTGCCAAGCCCGCCAGACCAGCGTGACGAGCAGCACCATGACTGTGATGGCCACCGGAGCGGCCCCGTGCGCGGCTGGCCCGCTCCTCGGGCCGGGCCTGGCGGTGGGGGCCGGCGGCCACGGCCCTGCTCTCGTGCAGCTGGCTCCCGTGAGCGGCCAGGTCAGAGCCGGCGTCCTCGGAGGCAGGGATGGCCCCGTGGCCGTCCTGAGCCCGCTGCTGTCCGTGGGGCGCCAGCCGGAGGCCCATCACACGCACACGACCAACACCCCCACCACGGTCCGCTCCGCCATGGGCGCCGGGGAGCCCGGCGAGGCACGGGGCACCCCCACGCCCGCGTACGAGAGCTCGCCGGGCGCTGCCATGACTGTGACGGCCCTGGAGGCGCTGCTGTGCCCCCCGGCCCCCGTGAGCCAGGTGTGCTCCAACCCGCCCTGCGAGACCCACGAGACGGGCACCACCAGCACTGCCACTACCTCGAACGCGGGCAGCGCCCAGCGGGTCTGCTCCAACCCGCCCTGCGAGACCCACGAGACAGGCACCACGCACACGCCCACCACGGCCACCTCCAGTGGGGGCGCGGGCCAGCCCGAGGGGGGGCAGCAGCCCCCTGCCGGCCGCCCCTGTGAGACCCACCAGACCACTTCCACTGGTACCACCATGTCAGTCAGTGTGGGTGCCCTGCTCCCCGATACCGTTCCCTCCCACAGGACCCTAGAGTCCGGCCTGGAGGTGGCAGCACCGGCCACCGTTGCCCCTCAGGCCGCTGCTTCGTTGCTGGCTCCTTTCCCGACACAGAGGGTCTGCTCCAACCCCCCCTGTGAGACGCACGAGACCGGGACCACGCACACGGCCACCACCGTCACCTCCAACATGAGCTCGAACCAAG ATCCCCCACCAGCCGCCAGTGACCAGGGAGAGGTGGAGAGCACCCAGGGTGACAGCGTGAACATCACCGGCTCCAGTGCCGTTACAACGACCGTGTCCTCTACGCTGACGCGCGCTGTGACCACTGTGACACAGTCCACGCCGGTCCCGGGCCCTTCGGTGCCG ATCTCATCAATGACTGAGGCTACCCCAGGGGCTCTGACCACCGAAGTCCCCATCCCGGCCACGATAACAGTGACCATAGCCAACACAGAAACTTCTGACATGCCCTTCTCTGCTGTTGacatcctgcagcccccagaggaGCTCCAGGCCTCGCCAGGGCCTCGCCAGCAGCTGCCGCCTCGGCAACTCCTGCAGCCCGCCTCCACGCCCCTGATGGGGGAGTCCgcctcccaggcccctgagcTCCAGGCCGCCGTGGATCTGAGCAGTACAGGGGACCCGTCTTCGGGCCAGGAGCCTGCCAGCTCAGCCGTGGTGGCCACTGTGGTGGTCCAGCCGCCCCCGCCCACACAGTCTGAAGTAGACCAGTTGTCCCTTCCCCAGGAGCTGATGGCTGAGGCCCAGGCGGGCACCACCACCCTCATGGTGACGGGGCTCACCCCTGAGGAGCTGGCGGTGACTGCTGCTGCTGAAGCGGCCGCTCAGGCCGCAGCCACGGAGGAGGCCCAGGCCCTGGCCATCCAGGCGGTGCTCCAGGCCGCCCAGCAGGCCGTCATGG CAGGCACCGGGGAGCCCATGGACACGGCCGAGGCAGCGGCGGCTGTGACGCAGGCGGAGCTGGGCCACCTGTCGGCCGAAGGCCAGGAGGGCCAGGCTACCACCATCCCCATCGTGCTGACGCAGCAGGAGCTGGCGGCCTTggtccagcagcagcagcagctgcaggagGCGCAGGCCCAGCAGCAgcaccaccacctccccaccgAGGCCTTGGCCCCTGCCGACAGCCTCAACGACCCGACCATCGAGAGCAACTGCCTCAGTGAGCTGGCCGCGGCCGTCCCCAGCACCGTGGCCCTGCTGCCCTCCACGGCCACCGAGA GCCTGGCTCCATCCAACACATTTGTGGCCCCCCAGCCCGTGGTGGTAGCCAGCCCCGCAAAGCTGCAGGCTGCGGCTACCCTGACTGAAGTGGCCAATGGCATCGAGTCCCTGGGTGTG AAGCCAGACCTACCGCCCCCGCCCAGCAAAGCGCCTGTGAAGAAGGAGAACCAGTGGTTTGATGTGGGGGTCATTAAGGGTACCAATGTAATGGTGACACACTATTTCCTGCCACCAGATGATGCTGTCCCTTCTGAC GATGACTCGGGCACCGTCCCCGACTACAACCAGCTGAAGAAGCAGGAGCTGCAGCCGGGCACAGCCTATAAGTTCCGAGTTGCTGGGATCAACGCCTGCGGCCGGGGGCCCTTCAGCGAGATCTCAGCCTTTAAGACCTGTCTGCCTGGTTTCCCAGGGGCCCCCTGTGCCATTAAGATCAGCAAA AGTCCAGATGGTGCTCACCTCACCTGGGAGCCGCCGTCTGTGACCTCCGGCAAGATCATCGAGTACTCGGTGTACCTGGCCATCCAGAGCTCGCAGGCCGGTGGTGAGCCCAAGAGTTCCACCCCGGCCCAGCTGGCCTTCATGCGGGTGTACTGCgggcccagcccctcctgcctggTGCAGTCCTCCAGCCT